Proteins from one Sabethes cyaneus chromosome 2, idSabCyanKW18_F2, whole genome shotgun sequence genomic window:
- the LOC128738049 gene encoding phenoloxidase 1-like encodes MTDKNSLLALLQRPLEPTFLPKDDGKTVLIIPEEYMRDRYRPLSTDIQQRLTGGADVEIPVRNVGTPDISFAEVIDRRGAFSLFIEKHRDIAGRLINLFMTQPDVTSLMGVATYARERLNPVLFQYALTVAIQHRPDTKDVQIPSIIQLFPDQFVDPAVFPKLREEGSVVEQAKRTTIDIEPNFTASDREIEQRMAYFREDIGINMHHWHWHLVYPAGAAPEIVRKDRRGELFYYMHSQIIARYNVDRFCNRLSRVRPLTNYREAISEAYFPKMVRSSNNRAYPARAADSVLRDLNRVDNDTIVSVNDLQRWTDRIHQAIDQKAVVDTSGKSIPLDEVKGIDILGDLVEASTLSVNRRLYGSLHNFGHDVLAYIHDPDYRYLEDFGVMGDVTTAMRDPVFYRWHGMIDGIFRKFIETLNPYTSAQLGFPGIKVNSINVRINRANAPANVLLTYWQKSQVDLAAGLDFGPKGNVFASFTHLQHAPFAYEIKVTNSSGSPKRGTARIFIAPKVDERGTNLAFREQRLLFIELDKFGVNLRPGDNTITRRSDQSSVTIPYERTFRRIGTAQQPTDAKQREQFRFCGCGWPQHMLIPKGAPEGVQFDLYVMISNFADDTVNQDFDENVDCNDAHSFCGLRDKLYPDKRPMGFPFDRTTPVATTTLNQFIGSNSNMATSTVQIKFTNTVIART; translated from the exons ATGACCGACAAAAACTCTCTCTTGGCACTGCTTCAGCGTCCGCTGGAACCGACCTTTCTGCCCAAGGATGATGGAAAAACGGTTCTAATCATTCCGGAAGAATACATGAGAGACCGATATCGGCCATTGAGCACGGATATTCAGCAACGGCTCACCGGAGGAGCTGATGTGGAGATTCCGGTGCGAAACGTTGGCACTCCGGATATTTCATTTGCTGAGGTCATCGATCGACGCGGCGCGTTTTCTTTGTTCATCGAGAAGCATCGTGACATCGCAGGACGGTTGATCAACTTGTTCATGACTCAACCGGATGTAACCTCACTGATGGGTGTTGCAACGTATGCCAGGGAGAGACTAAACCCGGTCCTGTTCCAGTATGCACTAACCGTTGCAATTCAACATCGTCCGGACACGAAGGATGTGCAAATCCCATCCATCATCCAACTATTTCCGGACCAATTTGTTGATCCTGCCGTATTTCCGAAGCTGCGCGAGGAAGGAAGTGTTGTGGAACAGGCCAAACGT ACAACGATAGATATTGAACCGAACTTTACTGCTTCTGATCGGGAAATCGAACAACGAATGGCTTATTTCCGTGAGGATATCGGAATAAATATGCACCACTGGCACTGGCATTTGGTTTATCCGGCAGGAGCAGCTCCGGAAATTGTTCGTAAAGATCGTCGCGGAGAGCTGTTCTATTACATGCACAGTCAGATCATTGCACGCTACAACGTGGACCGATTCTGCAACCGATTGTCCCGTGTTCGTCCGTTAACGAACTACCGCGAGGCCATTTCCGAAGCGTACTTCCCGAAGATGGTTCGTAGTTCGAACAATCGAGCATACCCCGCTCGAGCCGCTGACTCTGTCCTGCGGGACTTGAATCGGGTGGATAACGATACGATTGTATCTGTCAATGATCTACAACGATGGACTGATCGAATCCATCAAGCAATCGATCAGAAGGCTGTAGTTGAT aCTTCAGGAAAGAGCATACCGTTGGATGAAGTCAAAGGAATTGACATCCTGGGGGATTTGGTGGAAGCATCTACCCTAAGCGTGAACCGGAGGTTATACGGAAGCTTGCACAACTTCGGACATGACGTGCTGGCGTACATTCATGACCCAGATTATCGTTATTTGGAGGACTTTGGCGTGATGGGCGATGTTACAACTGCCATGCGTGACCCTGTATTCTACCGTTGGCATGGAATGATTGATGGTATCTTCCGAAAGTTCATCGAAACACTAAACCCGTACACTTCAGCTCAGCTGGGCTTCCCGGGAATCAAGGTGAACAGTATCAACGTTCGCATCAACCGAGCCAACGCTCCTGCGAATGTTTTGCTCACCTACTGGCAGAAGTCTCAAGTTGATCTTGCTGCGGGGCTTGATTTTGGTCCGAAAGGTAACGTTTTCGCCAGTTTCACCCATCTGCAACATGCACCATTTGCTTATGAGATTAAGGTAACAAACAGTTCTGGATCTCCGAAGCGTGGCACGGCGAGGATCTTCATTGCTCCAAAAGTTGACGAGAGAGGAACCAATTTGGCATTCCGTGAGCAACGGTTGCTCTTCATAGAACTGGACAAGTTTGGTGTGAACT TGAGACCTGGAGACAACACCATCACCCGAAGATCGGATCAATCAAGCGTAACTATTCCATACGAAAGAACTTTCCGTCGAATTGGAACCGCACAGCAACCAACTGATGCGAAGCAACGTGAACAGTTCCGTTTCTGTGGTTGTGGGTGGCCACAGCACATGCTGATTCCAAAGGGTGCCCCCGAGGGAGTGCAGTTCGATTTATACGTTATGATCTCGAACTTTGCAGATGACACTGTTAACCAGGACTTCGATGA aaacgtCGACTGCAACGATGCTCATTCGTTCTGTGGATTACGGGATAAGCTGTACCCGGACAAGAGACCGATGGGCTTCCCCTTCGATCGTACGACTCCAGTGGCCACCACAACGCTGAATCAGTTTATCGGTTCCAATAGCAATATGGCCACGAGTACTGTGCAGATTAAATTCACTAATACTGTTATTGCAAGAACTTGA